A window of Gossypium hirsutum isolate 1008001.06 chromosome D13, Gossypium_hirsutum_v2.1, whole genome shotgun sequence genomic DNA:
TAGAGTTACAAGAGTCTTTATTGCATTTCGACTTGAATATTATTGAAGGAATCTTTAAATGAATTTTGATGTGATTTGACAATAGTTTACATGTTTTACATGTAAGAATCTTAGTTGGAGTAGCTCATTCTTTACTTCTCGTACTAAATGAATAAAagttaattttgctattagtctctgatattatatataagttatgGATTTATAtcttgtactttaatttggtcattgtacttcacaaaatttgagatttcaGTCCTTATTAAATGGTAGTTGGTAAATTTATTAAGTCATGTTATTTTCGAAATTTGACGCcgcaaacatattatcatatatgtaatGCCATGTTAGCTTAATATTTTCACATACTACTTCGAAAAAAAATAACTAATGAGTTTAACAGTTATCTTTTGATATCTGAATTTGATAACTAAATCCATTTTGTCTTTGAACTTGAAAAATGTAGTAGTGTGCCATTAAATCTGGATGGAATCCAATTTCAGGGATTAATACGAATCTAGTTGCTAAGGTACTAAAGTGGACAAAAAATTATAAGTACCAAAGTGGATATAGTTACCAAGTTTAGGGGCCAAAACTGATATTAACCCTAAAATAAATTATAGAGACAGGTCTCAATCACATCACAATTCAAAACGACTCAACGGCTTAGATTAAATAAccgagttttaaaaaataaaaaaaaaacacgtCAGATATTTAAAACGACAGATTGACGGTTGAAGAAAGAAGTTCAATGATTTTGACTACTATTTTCAATGCTGAATCGGCAGCAGAAAATGGACCAACAAAAACCCACGTGAGACCACGTGGCTAAGGGAAATAGGTGGGTCACATAAGAAGTGAataaaacggcatcgtttcaaAACACTTTCGCAATTATAAATAAGAGTGGCCTCTGATGATCTTCACAAAACAAACACACCCCAAATATCAAAGTGTTCATCGTTTCCCCCCAGTTTCACTGCAAaaattttcttcctttttattttgttttattataatttatacttCAAAATAGTGTTTGGGAGTGTTGATTGTTGAGAGAGAAAAAATGTGTGGGATATTAGCTGTTTTGGGTTGCTCCGATTCGCAGGCAAAAAGGGTTCGAGTTCTTGAACTTTCTCGCAGGCAAATAAtcctttttttattcttctatTTTTTGCTATTTGTTCAGTTATGATCATTGTTTTACGTGATTTTATTATACTACGATAAATATggtatttatatcttttattaatttaatttttaatttttgttgaattttattattaatattttaaaaataatcaagacgatattttctatcaaaaatctgaattaaacattaatttataaattttttaatgatgttggCATGATAATTAACGTGTACTTCATATTagcatatatttatttgatatgtcacgtaaatgaataatttaaaattttaaaaatatttaaaaattcataaaaattaaaaaaaggcaaGAAACTGGttgtcatgtttaaaattttaatgttttggttAGTATTTCtgtttaagaaaataataattcaactctttttgaaatattgataattaaattCGAGTTTTTAAAAAAGATGAAGGCCAAATATAACTAAAAAGAAGAATAAATgtcaaattgatagaaaatatagatgttaatggctaaatttattatCTTGGATTTCGATGTTGAGTTGTcggaaatttaattaaaattttttaaaacttctaaggagcttaattaaaatttttaaaaattttgtaaacataattaaaaattttaaaattattgaaggACCTAGAAAAACTAAATCTAAGATGGTTATAAGAGGAGCGggactagaggtgctcatgggccgggaggcccggcccgacggcccacccgaaatatgggagggtttggataaaaatataggcccgaaatatgggctttgggcaaaaaaacgaggcccgtttagaaaatgggccgggcctcgggcaccacttttttggcccggcccTGCCCGGttcgatataataaatatatttattttttaaatttttttaattttaaaatatttttaaaatactttttttattattttttaattttaaaatatttttaaaatactttttaaaatttttttaattttaaaatatttttaaaatatttttttaatttttaaaataaatttttggtatttattaaaaaaatgggccaaGCCGAACCTAAGACCCGGACCAAAATTTTCATGAGTCGGCTTGAACCCGGCCcaacccggcccatgagcacctctaagcGGGACGAGGTGGGTTGGATTTGActtatttatctttatttcatGTATGTGTAGTCGTTGAACATTAAGGTCCATCAACATCGATTATATCCACGATTGTTTCACATAATTTTCGTATTATTTCACCTtacctttttatttctaaatGAGTATGATTTTTCTCATGTTTTGCGTTAGGGTAATTATTCATTTCTTAACTAAATAATagagtaaaaattttaaaagttacaatttactcaaaatttttatattttttatatatttggaatttaatcttcatatttttaatttttagaaattagtccctctacttttcgaatttagaaatttaagtctatttgttaacattgttaaaattcttttattaaatttactgGTGTgggattttgaaataaataaaaaactcatttgatattcatgtaaaaaaaaagaagcaatgtagcggacttgaatttaataaagaattttaatggtgataacaattcttaaaaattcgcataataatcatttaaattataataaagtcTTTAGACtaactaattatattataaaaattgaggtgccaatttatattaaaattaaagtatatacattaaatttaagcaaactataaggatcaaattgaaatttaactattcttataatttaaaaatagaaggTTTGGAATTAAAATTTACCCATTACGCTCTCatgtgaagaaaaagaaaaggtgtcCATTGTGGAAGGCTTCATGTAAATAAAAAGACAGTAATATAGTCTTTATATagtaatatagattttaaaattttttttgaaacaatatagattttaaatattatcATCTATAAATAGGGACGATAATAAAGCGGGACGAGATGAATATTATCAAATCTATTATCACTTAACTTTGTTTCACTGTCGATTTCGTGGATGTTAGAAACATTCTTTTCGCAAATATTTACCATAATCATTCTATCTAATGTCTAAAAAAATATCGGACCGTATTATcgtgaagttaaaatattagataagacaaaaattaatagcatttataaatatcaaatttggcCCAATTTTTCCAtctaactaattttttaaaagattaacatttaataaattgttcttataaaaataaataattttaaaataaaaacaaaaaaaagttttgatttgatttattattaCGTAACTGATTTGATGATTATCAACGTGGGATGTTGGACCATATTCCACAATTATTTGGTGAAAAGAAAATCAATAGCagcaatatttatttatttattattaaaaaaaggaaaaagctgaaataaataaataaataaataaataaatagccactattttattttattttgatgatgTAAGTGCAGGCTGAAGCACCGTGGTCCAGACTGGAGTGGGCTCTACCAGCACGGCGACTGTTATTTGGCTCATCAACGCCTTGCCATCATCGACCCTGCCTCCGGCGACCAACCTCTCTTTAATGAAGACAAGAGTGTCGCCGTCACGGTACCCCTCtcacttttaatttattattatttttattccccTTTTAGGCAGACCCCTTAAAAAACGGAAAAAAACAAAGATGTTAGTATCTTATTATTAGCTTCCCAAACATTCAAGGGCCAACAGTAATGATGCCTCTTTGTATTttcgatttgtttttttttttgtaatttacctCTTCTTTCAAACCTTAGGTTTTAATTGCACTTGCAATTAGATCTCTTGATCGGTAAAACTATCATTCGTTCGAAATTTGAGgggatttaagtaaaaatattagacttgaaaaataaatttagacaaaaaagtatggacatatttaaaataaatttgagttaattatttataaatatgggtagattttgacaaaattttaagTCTATATTTCGTGTTGGATTGAATTTGAACCAGTATAAAATACACTAATATCATACTTAAGCTTAACCCATGAACATTTCTGCTCGCAACTATCAGAATAAACGATATTCAAAAGCTTTAATATTCAAATAGCAAGATTTGcaacttttcttttcctttgaaaTCCAGGTGAATGGAGAGATTTATAACCATGAAGAACTAAGGAAGAAGTTGGTGAACCACAAGTTCAGGACAGGCAGTGATTGTGATGTTATAGCCCATCTGGTAAGCTTCAAGCAAATCATATATAATAGTATGGTAAAAATATTATGGAAGTTCTTAAATCTTAGGTTAAGTGTttaatcacattttatttttattatttaaaaaataattaaataaatctttGCACGTTATATCAAAgagtaaagtgattttttttataaaaattttatccatctGTACTGTTAATGGCATGTGACGTACAAAAATCAATTTTCACAAAAAgatcaatttacttttttatttaacgTACATAGATTAATTTACACatcttttaagtaaaaaaataaaatacaatctaattcTTAATACATGAACCTGTACTTATTATGTGAATTATTGGTCTAACAAAGTACTGAATTTGTTGCTTGAATATATACACtactatatattatattatattatactatactataatataatatagtatgAGGAGTACGGGGAAGACTTTGTGGACATGTTGGATGGAATCTTCTCATTTGTGCTTTTGGATACTCGTGACAATAGCTATATTGTGGCTCGTGATGCTATTGGTGTCACCTCACTTTATATTGGATGGGGACTCGATGGTACACTCTTTTATCTTGTTTCCTCACTTCtggtaatttttttttcactaaTTTCAGGTTTTCCAATTATGAATATGTATTGAACACGAGTTAGGTTTGTTTATGTTTGACATGTGTACTCCAGTAAAAAAATATAGGTACGTATTCGAGAAAAAAACAGCTCAGGTACTAAattaaacattgaagccaaactTAGGTACTTATTTGGGACAAAAAAACTTAAGTATGAAATTGTAAAAGCtcagatatcaaattaaatattaaagctaaatttaggtacgaaattaaatattaaaatcaaacttaGATACCAAATAATACGTTAATCCTATTTTATAATACGTAAATAGTGAAAATGAGCCGTAGACTTGAGCTTGGACATGGAATTTTTTTAGAATGACTTGACCAATGGATAGGTCTAATATAAGTACTGTTAtctatttttcttaaataatttttatatatttggatCGTACAAATATATACAAGACACGGATATTAAATTGGGTAATTAAGAGAAATTATGCATGCATGGATTTCTAGTAGGGCTAAGAAAAGAACCAATATAATTGGAAAACTGGTTCagataatatttttttggttaaatttttattgaaattgatTCGGTTTCGGTTTAGATAATAATTGAACGTATTCGGTTAATTTAAGAAATTAATGAACCGAACCATTCCAACCCATTGAATTTCGATCCGAGTCAATTCGTTATATTCAGGTTCAGTTTGGATAGCATCAGAATTGAAAGGATTGAACGATGACTGCGAACATTTCGAAAGCTTTCCTCCTGGTCATTTATACTCGAGTAAATCTGGAGGCTTTAGGAGATGGTATAATCCACCTTGGTTTTCAGAAGTCACTCCATCGGTTCCATACGATCCTCTTGTTCTTAGACGTGCATTTGAAAATGTAAGCACAAATTTGCCCCCCCAAAACACCTCACAAATATATTATACTTTTGGGTTAAATCAGGTTTAAATTtgtcaattatttttatattgaagtTTAAACTTTTTTTGTCTAAGTTAATCCCTGAACTTAAATAATTGTTCTCACATTGAGACTTGAACTAGACAAATTATTCCCACTTTAAGACCATTGCCAAGTTCGGAACCTAACTTGGACTCAAAAAAAATTCAGGTCCCAATATGAgaataattatcaaattcaagtcctaaataataattcaaccctatatatttttatgtaattttagcTTATGTGGGTTGCAAATGGTATATTTATAGGCTGTGATCAAAAGGTTGATGACTGATGTGCCTTTTGGAGTTCTGTTATCTGGAGGACTTGATTCATCATTGGTTGCTTCCATCACAGCTCGGTATTTGGCTGGTACCAAGGCTGCCAAACAATGGGGAAGTCAGCTCCATTCTTTCTGTGTTGGCCTAGAGGTAAATTGAACTAGTTTCTacatttagatttaaattttttattttaatcaattagaggaataaatttgttattatatcaatgaaaaaaattaaattaaaattttttttgtgatttaaaggatgagtgatcaaaatattaaatttcgaaAGAATTaatgactaaaatagaaaattttaaacttatatgGCCAAAACAGAAATACACTAATAATTGGATAACTATTTGtataatttactttaaaattttgatatttaaatcaCATAATCTACAATCCCTTTATTTATTACAAGTCTACTGTAACATCTGCTATCACTTTATTACTAAGTTTCAGCTTTTCtttgatataaaatttttttgagtcaTTTCTATTCGGGTTAATTTTGACTTCAaagtcattttaaattttaataaatttcgtGTTTAAATCATTTTGGATTTAAATATCGATTGAACGAattttgattattgattattatGATCATATCGAATTAAGatcaaatttgaattaaaattaatgagattaaaattttgagttggatTCAAAATTGATATATCTAATCTCAATATGCTTACAGGGTTCACCAGATTTGAAGGCTGCAAGAGAGGTGGCAGACTATTTGGGCACTGTTCATCACGAGTTTCACTTCACCGTTCAAGTACTGACTAAAATCActttctaaatatatttttaattcaagaAATTAAAAACAAGATTTTTAAAATTGGATTGATAGGCAGGGCTTTATCGGCTTTATCAGTTCATCCAGTTCGATTAAATAAATCGACCAATTTGATATCTCTCTTCAGACCGATACCTTATTTGATTTTTGGTCTAATCGATTCACCCGATCGATTCAATCCAGTTCAAGCAACATAATTGAAATCTAATAATCCTATAACAAAGCTAAAAATAAAACTTGTCTAAAATGTAGGATGGAATTGATGCCATTGAAGATGTTATTTACCACATTGAAACCTACGATGTCACCACAATCAGAGCAAGTACTCCTATGTTTCTAATGTCACGAAAGATCAAGTCACTTGGTGTCAAAATGGTTATGTCCGGTGAAGGCTCCGACGAGATTTTTGGTGGATATTTGTATTTCCACAAAGCACCAAATAAGGATGAATTCCATCAAGAAACATGCCGGAAGGTAATTTACGTTAATTTTCTGACATATTTTCTAGCGGGTAGGGTCGGTTTTGGATTATGTCAAttctagtttaaatttttttttatcattttgaatttAGATTATTCCGAGATaagttttttgttttcttttttcgttGGATTTGAATCATTCAAGTTTTAGGTTAGATTTAGATTGTTTCGGGGTTGAACATTCTTGGCTTGGGATCATTTTGAGTTCGGAACATTTTGTCTGTAAGTAATTTCGTGTTTAAGCTATTCTAGGTTTGGATAAATTAAAATTTGGGTTAAATGGGTTCGAGTTGTTAACTTTTTATAATCAAACGGGTTGTGTTAAGTTTAGTTTAAGTtaatttagtttttgaatttggatcaaaattgacaCATCAAGTTGCAACACAATGATAACGATGACATAAGGAACGTGGTTTATTTTTAGGGATAATGTTATATTTGGCATCTATACtttcataaaatatctaatttgatACATGTactttgaaaatatataatatagtatATGAATTATCACTATGTGTTTTATTACTGTACAtatactttcataaaatgtcCAAAGTGGTACTTGAATTATCAAAATATGCCAATAAAAATTTGACACATAGGGTGTGCTTGATTGGGTACAAAAGTGAGAGGAAAAGATTCCATCTTAATGCATAAAAACCAAATCTTCTAAATCCGAAAGATGAGAtaagagaaaatgagagagatgTGTATGTTAGCTGAAGTTATGAATTTTCTACCTCACCAATTTTCTTTCTGATTCCATCTTAATGCTTTCCGATTTTCTTTCTATCTTACCAAGCAAAGCCGTAAAGTTTTTTTATACCACCTTTGTGCAGATCAAAGCCCTTCACCTGTATGATTGCTTGAGAGCTAACAAAGCAACGTCTGCATGGGGATTGGAGGCTCGAGTTCCATTCTTAGACAAAGAATTCATCAATGTCGCCATGGCTATAGACCCTGAATCAAAGATGGTATAAAGTGTTGAAATTGCTTGATTTATTGTTCATCAACAGCTGATATTTAAAGTCTTATCAACATTGTTTCTCTTGTTTTCATGAATCAGATTAATAAGGATGAAGGACGCATTGAGAAATGGGTTCTTAGAAGAGCCTTTGATGATGAAAACCATCCCTATTTGCCGAAGGTGAAGTAACATTAACTTTTTTTCCTTGATAAACTTGTcaattttagcttgattttgaaaattcaattcTAAAATCTCGATTCTACTCAATTTGCTTATGAAAAGTTAAACAATCCAGACTTGAATTGACTCGATCTTGAAATTGATCTAAACTTAAACAAGTAATCTGAAATTATTTAAACGCGATCAAAGCTCGAAATAATTGCCAATGACGTCTTGGGATCTTGATGGCTTAGGCTCGACTCTTGCCTTGTGTAAAATATAATGTTTTCAGAATCAAATCAGACATGTGTGAGCCCTCTCTAAAATTATTCTGGTTTGATTTTAGTTTAATTGCACTTTGTACTGCTTGATTTTGACTATAGTTGATTCGGATATGTATTATTCGTAATTGTATttgtaaatttcaaaataaaaaacctaaaatgTTTCAAATCCGTAATAACCCGACCTTCAAACTTGAATGATCTGAACCCAAAATTTCCCAACTTAAAACCAAACTAACATGGTCTTGTTTGATGACTTGTGCAGCATATCTTATACAGGCAGAAAGAACAATTCAGTGATGGCGTTGGCTATAGTTGGATCGATGGTCTCAAAGCTCATGCTGTTGCACAtgtaaattaatcaaataattagGCTGCCAGGAAGATTAATTGATTCATTGATTGATTCTGTACCGTATGATTTTCAGGTGACCGATAAGATGATGCTTAATGCTTCAAACATCTTCCCTCACAACACTCCGACCACGAAAGAAGCATACTATTATAGGATGATCTTCGAAAGGTTCTTCCCTCAGGTGATTACCGTTAAAAATATGTTACTCGGATTTGAATACAAGATTCGATTTTTTGGTAAAAAGATTGCATTTTATTCTCTCTactaaaaaaagataaattagtcattgtatgttatattaaagagcaaattagtcattctattaaaaatttcaactattaaaaattggtccctACATACTAACATAAGGTATGCGTAACACGTTACATGTTACTATCTGGTTATTCGGACAACAACGCCAgcttttaatagtacaaataagTTTAATAGAATTGACCAATTTGCTATTTGAACTAACTCCTAGAACAGAGGCctttataatacttttacctCGAATTTTTCCTTAGTCAAGATGATCATTATATTTGCTTGTTTTACTAGAACTCAGCACGATTGACCGTCCCGGGAGGAGCAAGTGTAGCATGCAGCACGGCCAAAGCTGTCGAATGGGATGCCACTTGGAAGAACAACCTTGACCCGTCGGGCAGAGCAGCACTTGGAGTGCATCTCTCAGCTTACGACGCGGAGACACCTTTCGATAACAAGCCGTCCAAGATTGTTGAGTCAATACCGTTGATGATGGAGATTCCTGGAGTTGCCATACATGGTTAAGTGCCATGAAAATTGAAGCAAAATGTGTGAAATTTAATGATTGATTAGTATAATTTGTGCCATATTATCCATGGAACTTCAGTATGCTATAATGTATAATATGGGTAATATATAAaaccactatatatatatatatgtatgcatgtatgtatggaAGGATGGATGGATGGATGTATATTGTGATCGTTTGATCATTGTTTTTGTTATATTTAGTTGTTGTTTATGTTATTAAAGTTCGTaatcatattttgaaatggaAATATTCCCTTTGGTTTTTATTATGTTTCAAAATTGTGTTccaatcaatttaaatttataggTAATCATATTATCAGTGTCACCTTCTCATTCGATATTTAACGACAATTAATAgaaatagataataaaaaattcaattagttGAGTGaacaattttaaaaactttatggTTGAGTGGtcaaaaaagaaaatagtttATAGTTGGGTGTCAAGATTACCGATTCGCAACTCCTGCCTAAGCGAGCTAGGGAGTCTCGAAGTTCTTGGAAATCAATTCCATTGAATGTCGAATCTAAGAAATATCAAGTTAAATAACTGTCAATATCTATTGGCAACCTTGAGAAGTCGAAAAAGGACGGGAGTATTCCAAATTGTGAACTTTGTGGAAGAAAACACAGAAGTGAGTGCTGGAAGAAAACAGGCGCATATTTCCAATGCGGATCATTAGAGCATATTGCTTGGAATTGTTTGAGAAATGTTAATGATATTCTTGCAGCTACCTAGAGATCCTACTCCTACAGCTGAAGGTTGGAGAATTGACCATGGTGGTTCAGTTACAAAGGGTAGTCAGCAAAGAGAAATTGATTCAGTAGTACATCTTCCCCATCAcatttcaggtaaatttcgaagaCGGAATTTCTTAAGTGGGAGGGGAGGGGgaattgtaacgacccaaaaaCCAGTGGTGTTGAAAATTACAGTTTCGAGACCTCGTTTTTGTAAaccgagtttgtaaatattaaatagagatACATAGTTAGTGAATAGATAAATTAAAATTCGGCTAAATAATTTAGCCAAAATTGTGGTTAATTAAaacttaaagactaaattgtaaaagtttaatcgctatagatttttaattagaataaggtttaGACACTTAAATAACAATTATTCAAGGGACCAAAATGGCTAATAAACCACTATTGAATAGTTGACAGTGGATAATGATTTTGGATGTCATTAATTAGCTAatgcaattaagtcttttttaatataatttttataaatttgaggtCACGAGAGTTTAATTTAACTAGtccatgtatcaatttgtaaaatttttaaagtttttgaaagttaccattgttgaGAATGGAATGAAATTGGTGTGAAATTGTCATAAATTAAGCTTAGCAtatgaaaaagattaaattgtaaagcttagTTGTTAGTTTCATACATTAGGGATCAAATC
This region includes:
- the LOC107937167 gene encoding asparagine synthetase [glutamine-hydrolyzing] 1 — its product is MCGILAVLGCSDSQAKRVRVLELSRRLKHRGPDWSGLYQHGDCYLAHQRLAIIDPASGDQPLFNEDKSVAVTVNGEIYNHEELRKKLVNHKFRTGSDCDVIAHLYEEYGEDFVDMLDGIFSFVLLDTRDNSYIVARDAIGVTSLYIGWGLDGSVWIASELKGLNDDCEHFESFPPGHLYSSKSGGFRRWYNPPWFSEVTPSVPYDPLVLRRAFENAVIKRLMTDVPFGVLLSGGLDSSLVASITARYLAGTKAAKQWGSQLHSFCVGLEGSPDLKAAREVADYLGTVHHEFHFTVQDGIDAIEDVIYHIETYDVTTIRASTPMFLMSRKIKSLGVKMVMSGEGSDEIFGGYLYFHKAPNKDEFHQETCRKIKALHLYDCLRANKATSAWGLEARVPFLDKEFINVAMAIDPESKMINKDEGRIEKWVLRRAFDDENHPYLPKHILYRQKEQFSDGVGYSWIDGLKAHAVAHVTDKMMLNASNIFPHNTPTTKEAYYYRMIFERFFPQNSARLTVPGGASVACSTAKAVEWDATWKNNLDPSGRAALGVHLSAYDAETPFDNKPSKIVESIPLMMEIPGVAIHG